A genomic stretch from Neodiprion fabricii isolate iyNeoFabr1 chromosome 3, iyNeoFabr1.1, whole genome shotgun sequence includes:
- the LOC124177935 gene encoding KRR1 small subunit processome component homolog has protein sequence MSDSEKEDDQPVNTDPVDNAWDLKVPAFKPEHNPHRLLEESSFATLFPKYREKYLKQCWPLVQKSLQEQGIKAELDLIEGSMTVKTTRTTWDPYIIIKARDMIKLMSRSVPYEQAVKVLQDDIGADIIKISSLVRNKEKFVKRRQRLIGPNGCTLKSIELLTKCYVLVQGQTVAALGPYKGLQQVRRICEDTMKNVHPIYNIKALMIKRELAKDPKLKNENWERFLPKFNSKNVSKRKQPKNKKAKKEYTPFPPPQQESKIDKQLASGEFFLKEEQKQAKKRKEQETRHEEAAKKRVERRAQAFVAPEENVATKNVSKKGDINIEEFKRKVKKGFKKRSAAPS, from the coding sequence atgaGTGATTCTGAAAAGGAGGATGACCAGCCAGTAAATACAGACCCTGTAGACAATGCGTGGGACCTCAAGGTTCCTGCATTCAAGCCGGAACACAACCCACACCGTTTACTAGAGGAAAGTTCGTTCGCAACGTTGTTTCCAAAgtacagagaaaaatatttgaaacagtgttGGCCGCTGGTGCAGAAGTCGTTACAGGAACAGGGTATCAAGGCCGAATTAGATCTGATTGAAGGTAGCATGACGGTGAAGACGACACGAACAACTTGGGATCCCTACATAATTATCAAGGCCCGGGACATGATTAAACTGATGTCTAGGTCTGTGCCATACGAACAGGCAGTCAAAGTTCTACAGGACGACATCGGTGctgatattattaaaatatcgtCCTTGGTCAGGAACAAGGAGAAGTTTGTCAAACGAAGACAGCGGCTAATCGGACCCAACGGCTGCACACTGAAGTCAATCGAGCTGTTAACTAAGTGCTATGTTTTGGTTCAAGGGCAAACCGTAGCTGCTCTTGGGCCCTACAAGGGACTGCAGCAGGTGCGACGAATCTGCGAAGATACAATGAAGAACGTGCATCCGATTTACAATATCAAGGCGTTGATGATAAAGCGAGAACTGGCCAAGGATCCTAAgctgaaaaacgaaaattggGAGAGATTTTTACCAAAGTTTAACAGCAAAAATGTTAGCAAAAGAAAACAGCCAAAGAATAAAAAGGCTAAGAAGGAATACACACCGTTTCCTCCGCCGCAGCAAGAAAGTAAAATCGATAAACAGTTGGCATCTGGAGAATTCTTCCTTAAAGAGGAACAGAAACAGGCTAAGAAACGTAAGGAACAGGAGACCAGGCATGAGGAGGCTGCCAAAAAGAGAGTCGAAAGAAGAGCTCAGGCCTTTGTTGCTCCTGAGGAAAATGTTGCAACGAAAAATGTTAGCAAGAAAGGAGATATCAACATCGAGGAGTTTAagagaaaagttaaaaaaggTTTTAAAAAACGTAGCGCTGCTCCTTCCTAA
- the LOC124177932 gene encoding trafficking protein particle complex subunit 12 codes for MADKSSLFQLSDNIAGLSDDSKPSGDTGLGRYFSNTTHTIFDEIVPPEKQDMLEQPSASASPRPVFDSFLTDPSNSFLDNSLSDAAEQVSDHVTASDIHRDAWIPSDQTKKVLASIATSTPGSNFPDRENLTMPGLTLQGDLTDTTKEAAIHFLGEEENIHRNVLTASDVTQDERGLRNLIQTGCYRAAINLTGRLLAIYGQGYGKINHPSKHTPHSLQLWFTRLALLAKLKHVEVLENESKPFGNLDKPDMFFTFYPELYGTRPGSMACFAFRLLLAEIPAYCNKPRVALDNLHKVLSTVKQIIKNLKKGFGEDGGRLKFTPTERDDAIRLWVGRESRVLISIVNCALTLKNYILAVDILESLSEGTDWNPEQRQILKSAISRVLLLLGDVSAAEKQFADGRESFQNPSNSKELTDRGLMAVAQNAFQEAYNCFKKASVLEPSNIMLVNNMAVCLLYNGQLQAAVHLLESALVRNPTKGLQEALLLNICTLYELHTTHSTQPKLHLLRQLNRYKGDAIAVQCLKLSL; via the coding sequence ATGGCCGATAAAAGTTCGCTATTTCAACTGAGCGACAATATCGCAGGATTGTCTGACGACTCAAAACCATCTGGTGATACTGGGCTCGGGCGTTACTTCAGCAATACGACTCACACGATATTCGATGAAATTGTCCCACCGGAAAAACAAGACATGCTGGAACAACCTTCGGCATCTGCGAGTCCTCGCCCAGTATTTGACTCCTTCTTGACAGACCCCTCAAACAGCTTCCTTGACAACAGTTTGTCAGATGCTGCGGAACAAGTCTCCGACCATGTCACGGCCAGCGACATTCATAGAGATGCTTGGATCCCCTCAGATCAAACCAAAAAAGTATTAGCCTCGATAGCAACGTCGACGCCGGGAAGTAATTTTCCTGATAGAGAAAATCTGACGATGCCCGGACTGACGTTGCAGGGAGATTTGACCGATACGACTAAGGAGGCTGCGATTCACTTTCtgggagaagaagaaaacattCATCGCAACGTTCTCACAGCTTCTGATGTAACGCAGGACGAACGTGGTCTGAGGAATTTGATTCAGACAGGATGTTACCGAGCGGCGATTAATCTTACTGGCAGACTGCTAGCAATTTATGGACAGGGATATGGGAAGATTAATCATCCCAGCAAACACACTCCACATTCTCTCCAATTGTGGTTTACAAGACTCGCACTTTTGGCAAAATTGAAGCACGTCGAAGTTCTTGAAAACGAGTCTAAGCCCTTTGGGAATTTAGATAAGCCTGAtatgtttttcacattttatccAGAACTTTATGGAACCAGACCTGGATCCATGGCCTGTTTTGCCTTCAGGCTGCTTCTAGCTGAGATACCTGCCTATTGCAACAAACCGAGAGTCGCTCTGGACAACCTGCATAAGGTTTTATCTACTGTaaaacaaattataaaaaacttgaaaaaggGATTCGGGGAGGATGGAGGACGCCTCAAATTCACACCGACGGAAAGAGATGACGCAATCAGATTATGGGTCGGCAGAGAGTCTAGAGTACTAATTTCCATTGTCAACTGTGCTTTGACTCTAAAGAACTACATTTTAGCCGTTGATATTTTGGAGAGCTTGAGTGAAGGCACAGATTGGAATCCAGAGCAGAGGCAAATACTAAAATCAGCAATTAGTAGGGTTCTACTTTTACTCGGCGACGTATCAGCAGCAGAGAAGCAGTTCGCTGATGGCAGAGAAAGCTTTCAAAATCCCTCAAACTCCAAGGAATTAACAGACAGAGGCCTGATGGCTGTAGCTCAAAACGCATTTCAAGAAGCCTacaattgttttaaaaaagctTCAGTCCTAGAACCGTCCAATATTATGCTAGTAAATAATATGGCTGTATGCTTACTTTACAATGGGCAACTTCAGGCTGCTGTACATTTATTAGAAAGTGCACTAGTCAGAAACCCAACTAAAGGACTACAGGAAGCGTTGTTGCTGAATATTTGTACCTTGTATGAATTACACACGACTCATAGTACACAGCCCAAATTACATTTATTGAGACAATTAAATCGATACAAAGGAGATGCCATTGCGGTGCAATGTTTAAAACTATCGCTTTAG
- the LOC124177939 gene encoding histone H2B, translated as MPPKTSGKAAKKAGKAQKNITKGDKKKKRRRKESYAIYIYKVLKQVHPDTGISSKAMSIMNSFVNDIFERIAAESSRLAHYNKRSTITSREIQTAVRLLLPGELAKHAVSEGTKAVTKYTSSK; from the coding sequence ATGCCACCGAAGACTAGCGGAAAAGCAGCCAAGAAGGCCGGTAAGGCCCAGAAGAATATTACGAAGGgagataagaagaagaagcgcaGGAGGAAGGAGAGTTACGCAATCTACATCTACAAAGTCTTGAAGCAGGTTCACCCAGACACTGGTATTTCCAGCAAGGCAATGAGCATCATGAATAGCTTCGTCAACGACATTTTTGAACGCATTGCTGCTGAATCTTCACGTCTTGCTCACTACAACAAACGATCTACCATCACGTCTCGGGAGATCCAAACTGCGGTGAGGCTTCTTCTGCCTGGTGAACTTGCCAAGCACGCTGTTTCTGAAGGAACCAAGGCTGTCACCAAATACACCAGCTCTAAGTGA
- the LOC124177938 gene encoding histone H2A: MSGRGKGGKVKGKAKSRSSRAGLQFPVGRIHRLLRKGNYAERVGAGAPVYLAAVMEYLAAEVLELAGNAARDNKKTRIIPRHLQLAIRNDEELNKLLSGVTIAQGGVLPNIQAVLLPKKTEKKA; encoded by the coding sequence ATGTCTGGTCGCGGCAAAGGAGGCAAAGTTAAGGGAAAGGCAAAGTCTCGTTCGAGTCGAGCTGGACTCCAGTTTCCAGTTGGTCGTATTCATCGACTTTTGCGTAAGGGCAATTACGCCGAACGTGTCGGTGCTGGGGCACCCGTTTATCTCGCTGCCGTTATGGAGTACTTGGCCGCTGAAGTGTTGGAGTTGGCGGGAAACGCTGCTCGTGATAACAAGAAGACCAGAATTATCCCTCGTCATCTTCAGTTAGCCATTCGCAATGACGAAGAATTGAACAAACTGCTCTCTGGAGTAACCATTGCCCAAGGTGGAGTCCTACCTAATATTCAGGCCGTACTTTTGCCCAAGAAGACCGAAAAGAAAGCATAA
- the LOC124177940 gene encoding histone H4 — MTGRGKGGKGLGKGGAKRHRKVLRDNIQGITKPAIRRLARRGGVKRISGLIYEETRGVLKVFLENVIRDAVTYTEHAKRKTVTAMDVVYALKRQGRTLYGFGG, encoded by the coding sequence ATGACTGGTCGTGGTAAGGGAGGAAAGGGGTTGGGAAAAGGAGGAGCCAAGCGTCATAGGAAGGTGTTGCGTGACAACATCCAGGGAATTACCAAGCCCGCAATCCGTCGTTTGGCTCGTCGTGGCGGTGTCAAACGTATTTCTGGACTCATTTACGAAGAGACTCGTGGAGTTCTGAAAGTGTTTCTGGAAAACGTGATCCGTGATGCCGTCACTTACACAGAGCACGCTAAGAGGAAAACCGTAACCGCCATGGACGTTGTCTACGCCTTGAAACGTCAAGGACGTACTCTGTACGGCTTCGGAGGTTAA
- the LOC124177937 gene encoding histone H3, with protein sequence MARTKQTARKSTGGKAPRKQLATKAARKSAPATGGVKKPHRYRPGTVALREIRRYQKSTELLIRKLPFQRLVREIAQDFKTDLRFQSSAVMALQEASEAYLVGLFEDTNLCAIHAKRVTIMPKDIQLARRIRGERA encoded by the coding sequence ATGGCTCGCACTAAGCAAACCGCTCGTAAGTCGACTGGAGGTAAGGCGCCGCGCAAACAATTGGCCACTAAGGCAGCTCGTAAGAGTGCCCCAGCCACCGGCGGTGTTAAGAAGCCTCATCGCTACCGTCCAGGAACCGTTGCTCTTCGTGAAATCCGGCGTTATCAAAAGAGCACCGAGCTTTTGATACGCAAGTTGCCCTTCCAACGTTTGGTTCGTGAGATTGCTCAGGACTTCAAAACAGACTTGCGATTCCAAAGCTCTGCTGTTATGGCTCTTCAGGAGGCTAGCGAAGCTTATCTCGTCGGACTGTTTGAAGACACCAACTTGTGCGCTATTCATGCTAAGCGCGTAACCATCATGCCCAAAGATATTCAGCTCGCTCGTCGTATTCGCGGTGAACGCGCttga
- the LOC124177936 gene encoding late histone H1-like translates to MGDKSASSPAVAANPAANSPAVQAVPAKRAAASPKSKKPRAKPAHPRTSEMVNAAIASLKERGGSSLQAIKKYVAVTYKIDAEKQAPFIKKYLKTAVTTGVLLQTKGKGASGSFKIANAKTDAPKAKPKVQRAAAKPAAPKKAAVAKSPKKLTAAKKLVAAKKPAAATEKRKVVKSPAAKPPKVKTPSKAKKAVKAPTRKPKAPKPKKAAPAPKAAKPAAKKAAAAPKKK, encoded by the coding sequence ATGGGAGACAAATCAGCATCGTCGCCGGCAGTCGCAGCTAACCCTGCAGCTAACAGCCCAGCCGTTCAAGCCGTTCCTGCCAAAAGAGCAGCGGCTTCACCCAAGTCAAAGAAGCCCCGTGCAAAACCGGCGCACCCACGTACTTCCGAGATGGTGAACGCGGCTATCGCTAGCTTGAAGGAGCGCGGCGGATCGTCTCTCCAGGCAATCAAGAAGTACGTTGCTGTCACGTACAAAATCGACGCGGAGAAACAGGCTCCTTTCATCAAGAAGTACCTGAAGACTGCTGTTACTACGGGAGTATTGTTGCAGACTAAGGGCAAGGGAGCTTCGGGCTCTTTCAAGATCGCGAACGCGAAGACCGACGCTCCGAAAGCAAAGCCGAAGGTACAGCGCGCCGCTGCAAAGCCAGCTGCACCAAAAAAGGCAGCTGTTGCCAAAAGCCCAAAGAAGTTGACCGCCGCCAAAAAATTGGTAGCCGCAAAGAAGCCTGCAGCCGCTACGGAGAAACGCAAGGTTGTCAAGAGTCCGGCCGCAAAACCACCGAAAGTAAAGACTCCGTCGAAAGCAAAGAAAGCAGTCAAGGCACCTACCCGCAAACCGAAGGCTCCGAAGCCGAAGAAGGCTGCTCCAGCTCCAAAGGCAGCCAAACCGGCAGCCAAGAAGGCGGCTGCAGCACCAAAGAAGAAGTGA